The Thermodesulfobacteriota bacterium genome has a window encoding:
- a CDS encoding glutamine--tRNA ligase/YqeY domain fusion protein: MEGLRDFIREIIEKDLKEKKYSKVITRFPPEPNGYLHIGHAKSICLNFGIAEEFGGKCNLRMDDTDPEGEKEEYVKAIIEDVKWLGFDFGEKVFYASDYFEKLYEYARELIKKGKAYVCHLTPEELKASRGNFTQPGKKSPYRERSVEENLELFERMKNGEFEEGTCVLRAKIDMQSPNMVMRDPVIYRIKKVPHYRTGNKWNIYPMYDFAHPLSDAIEGVTHSICTLEFENNRPLYEWFVEELVTSPEKPKQIEFARLNLSHTVLSKRLLSKLVDEKIVDGWDDPRMPTLAGLRRRGYTPDAIKDFIKRIGVARNENLVDISLLEHCVREDLDWKAPRIMGVIRPIEVLIENYPQGKFEILECPNHPKRPEMGSRKIIFAREIYIDEEDFSETPPPGYKRLTPGGEVRLRYAYRIRCKDVIKDETGRIKTLICTYDPESKNVEKKGKEGVIHWVAKSDAIAAEVRLYDRLFTVPDPASYGDDFLKYINPKSLEIIFPSYVEKKLAQSEPGSVFQFERVGYFCIDSKDSKKERPVLNLVVPLKDPYSKKIK, translated from the coding sequence ATGGAAGGACTTAGGGATTTCATAAGGGAGATCATTGAAAAAGACCTAAAAGAAAAAAAGTATTCAAAGGTAATTACGAGGTTCCCTCCCGAACCGAATGGATATCTGCACATAGGACATGCAAAATCGATATGTCTAAATTTTGGAATCGCGGAGGAATTCGGGGGAAAATGCAATTTGAGGATGGACGATACCGACCCCGAAGGGGAAAAGGAGGAGTATGTAAAGGCGATAATTGAGGATGTGAAGTGGCTGGGGTTCGATTTTGGAGAAAAGGTCTTTTACGCCTCGGATTATTTTGAAAAGCTCTACGAGTACGCCAGAGAGCTCATAAAAAAAGGGAAAGCCTACGTTTGCCATCTAACCCCTGAAGAGTTGAAAGCTTCCAGAGGAAACTTCACGCAACCAGGAAAAAAAAGCCCGTATAGAGAAAGGTCGGTTGAGGAAAATTTAGAGCTTTTTGAAAGGATGAAAAACGGAGAATTCGAAGAAGGAACCTGTGTGCTAAGAGCAAAGATAGACATGCAGTCTCCCAATATGGTTATGCGGGATCCGGTTATTTACCGTATAAAAAAGGTGCCTCATTACAGAACTGGAAACAAATGGAACATATACCCCATGTACGACTTCGCCCACCCTCTGTCAGATGCTATAGAAGGTGTTACCCATTCGATCTGCACGCTTGAGTTCGAAAACAATAGACCCCTTTATGAGTGGTTTGTTGAAGAACTCGTCACTAGTCCGGAAAAGCCAAAGCAGATCGAATTTGCAAGACTAAACTTAAGCCACACAGTCTTAAGCAAGAGGCTTTTGTCCAAACTAGTCGATGAAAAAATAGTCGATGGCTGGGACGATCCAAGAATGCCGACTCTTGCAGGACTTCGCAGGCGCGGTTACACTCCGGACGCCATAAAGGATTTCATAAAAAGGATAGGGGTTGCAAGAAACGAAAACCTAGTTGACATCTCTTTACTTGAACACTGTGTTAGAGAAGACCTCGACTGGAAGGCACCTAGAATCATGGGTGTTATAAGGCCAATAGAAGTCTTAATTGAGAATTATCCTCAAGGGAAGTTCGAAATACTTGAGTGTCCAAATCATCCAAAAAGACCAGAGATGGGTTCAAGAAAGATTATCTTTGCTCGGGAAATATACATTGATGAAGAAGACTTCTCCGAAACCCCCCCTCCAGGCTATAAACGCCTGACACCGGGGGGTGAAGTGCGCCTAAGGTATGCTTATAGGATCAGGTGCAAGGATGTGATAAAAGATGAAACCGGCAGGATAAAAACGCTTATATGCACTTACGATCCCGAATCAAAAAACGTTGAAAAAAAAGGTAAAGAAGGAGTTATCCACTGGGTTGCGAAATCTGATGCTATTGCCGCTGAGGTAAGACTCTATGACAGGTTATTCACAGTACCCGATCCAGCATCCTATGGAGACGATTTTCTAAAGTACATCAATCCCAAGTCTTTAGAGATTATCTTCCCTTCCTACGTTGAAAAAAAACTTGCTCAAAGCGAGCCTGGAAGCGTCTTTCAGTTCGAAAGGGTAGGGTATTTCTGTATTGACAGCAAAGATTCGAAAAAAGAACGACCAGTTTTAAACCTGGTTGTACCCCTTAAGGATCCTTACTCGAAGAAAATAAAATAA